The genomic stretch ATAATATATGGCGGTGTACATCAATGAATGCACGGGGTGTTATCCTCCTATTCGATTTTTTTTACTAGAGTGGCTTCATGTTCTAAACCGACTTAGATCTTAAACCTGTATTTAGCACTTATATAGTATACTCTTAAATAAAAATTAATAGTACGAAAGTGGTTAATTTCCTCGGAAATGCTACTGTGCCATGTGATTCAAAATAATATATGCCATCTATGTATAAAATTATTGGAAAAGAACACCGGTAGCTAAATCTAGCATTTGACTAAACCCTATATATGTTCAAAACAATGATCTTTGGATGATTGGATATTTACACCCCTATGTCCAAACCAATGATCTTTTGATAACTGGAGATCTATATGACTGTACATATTTGTGCACAAACTAGACTTTTAACTTGGGCAGACATGATGAAAAAGGGCGTGTGAAATGTAAAGACTTGATGCATGTATGTTTACTGGAAAATATATTTTGCCTTAGGACCACTTTGCGTCTCTTTAATCATCCATGGATGTGAAGTGAGTGGAGGAAGATGATGTGTCCTGTTAACAAAACATGGGGTCAATTCGGGAGTTTCGGttaatacttttttttttgcaacatcGTCTATAAAATAAGAATTCACTAGGAAAGAGGTAAACAACTCTTTCCAGTCTTCCAGCGTTACATGCTAGCTTGAGTGAGAATACACTCCCTCTGACGGTTTGTGTGCAGGCAACGTACACAGTGTGACTATCCGACATTTTGGAAGGAGTCTAGCTATGTGACTGCTTCTACCAAACCAAAGTCAGTAGAAAGTGCTGCCTGTCCCGACAACTGGTAAAAACAGTGGCCGGCGGGGATGGATCGAGCCATGTGATGCACGCTCAGGCTCAGCGCGCGAGCTAGCATGCATGAACCGGCCCTACCCACGTAAGCAAAATCCTAGCTACCCATCTAGCCCTAGCCAATCAATCATTCAGCACCAAGCCCAGCCCAACCCAGCCCTGGCCCGGTTCCGTCTGTCTCCCTCCCAAGCCCTATAAAAGGCACCCTTCTCCACGGCGTAGCAGTGTGCCTTGAGCTGATCGATCGCCGACCCACTGTGCCACTCACGCACACACCACGTAGCTAAGTCTGCTAAgctgagctagctagctagcacacTCACCGGCCGTCGAGCATGGCGGCAGCCGGAAAAGCTGCTGCTGGACGTCCCAAGATGGGGGAGGAGAAGCTGATCATTCGGTCCGAGAAGGTGCGGCTCTTCGACATCCTGTCGATGATGATCCTGCGGCGGCCCATCACCAGCTACGCCTTCGTCGACGTCGGCGACGAGACGGCCCGAGACATCGGCATCACCCCCGGCGACATCTTCGTCAAGCTCACCGAGATCATCCAGAAGGTGCTTGCCTCCATCTACACGCCAGCCAAGTGGCTCGGCATCGTCATCGAGTTCTTCCTCAACTTCGTCGCGCTGAACGGAGGCCTGCTCGGCATCCTATGGAACATCGTCAGATGTACGTATCCACGAATATAGTATGCACATATACTTATACGCGCTTATGTCTTAATCAACTCATGCATGATCTACTTGAAATGAGGGCCTATAAAAACTGAGATGAAGATCTGCATATATGTACATATAGACGAGCCCAAACTGATGATCGACTTAAAATTGGCTTAACTTGAATTAATTAATCGTGTCACAAAATGTAGCTAATTACAAACGTCTAACTACATATATGTACATATAAATGAGTAATGGACCAACAAGCTGAGAATGTCGGAAACGTATATTGAACGAGGCATGCAAGGATAATGACTGTCCCAGGTAAGTTTGTGTACAAGGACGACAgacagctctctctctctctgtgtgtATTTTCCCCCAATTATTTCTTCTTTACATTTTCTACTTATGTGGTGTTTTAAGGGGTGTTAATTTAACAAAGTATGTGTCTTTCATCTACGTGCTAACTTGATTTAACCGTATGTAAAGCTTACATATGTGCATTATTATTTGGACTATTTTCTGTAAACTAAATTGAGTCACCATTTTCAGGTTTTATTTTTCTTACGACCTGCGCATATGGttgtgtgtttgtgcttgtgtgaTCTTCACATTTCTTCTGTATGGTTATTTTTACGGTGCTTTTGTGTTAATTTAACCAAGTGCCACACTTGTGTTATGTctaataatcatacacataaaacCATGACGTTAAACTTCAGGTAATTCAATTTTTACAGCTCCCTCCAAATCTCTTCATTCGCTAGTTTTAAAAAATCGCTAACAATCATATTGACaacatatttttaattttaaaaattagATATagtgtacatgtacatgtgtaaaACAGCATGCATGTATTTGACAGGGAGTTTAACACGCCACCAGTTCTCTTCGCATGTTTTCCATGCATTATCTCGGTTTTTGTTTTTACCTTTCAAGGTTTTGTTCTAATCCACGCAtgccatatatatatactcattaattTGCATGCACGTGACGGAAGTCGCTTGAATGTACATATGCACGCATGTCATTGTAATTATCCAGTACAGTTTTGTTGCTAGAACTGGCACCTTGTACCGAAGTACCAACCATGATTTTTTAACCTGACCGTACTTGTCATTAAATCAAACGGAGCACGCCATGCATGATAGCAACACTACAACAAAATCTGAATTGGCATGGGGATGATATGCAGTTAAGCTGGTGATCCCGCGGCGCGATGCTGCGAACTACCGGACGATGATCGGGATGATTGACGGGCGGACGGAGCTGAAACCGGCGCCGGAGACGTCCGCCGGCGACATGAGGCAGCTACAGGTGCTCAACGTcctggtctccggcgaggtcgccGACCTGGAGAGCGGGTACGTGACGGACGGGACGCCCCTCATCGTGCGGACGTACCTGATCCTCGAGATCACCGTCATGGCGGCCAAGATCGCCTACGAGAACGCCGCCTTCGTCGAGAACGTGGTCAACAATGTCTGGAAGGTAATCACACACATAAAATGATCCACAGTAATACAGTAGATATAATCACCACCGTACGTATATAACTACACATGACATCACTGAAGGATTAATAAAAAAAACGTGGAGACAAGTGAGATACAAGTGGACGAATCAAAGTATGAGAATGTGTACAAGTGGACTAGCTAGTTTTGCGGAGAATGGGGCAGCAACTGTTCGAGGACATCATCAATCATATTGGGACAAGTACACATGCATGTTTTTTTCCCATGCATGTAAGATCTCACTCGACTTAGACGATTAACATCATCCAAATAGATGTTACAATCTACTTGCGGCTCATGTGCAACTTATATATAGACCAACAAGAATTAAAAAGTACCCCATCCGTGCACAAATGTAAGATTTTTTAGACAAATTTAAATTAGACTAGATACAAATTAAGAGGAGTGAATTTATacactaaaaatagactagatacacaCAAAAACGAGTGAACCTTTAAAATACCTTAAACGTCTTATAAACCAAACTGACTAGTGAGAGAGTATATTCAATTGTCTGGATACTTAGAATTAGCAAATCTGAGAAAAATATTATTGGCATCTGCTTATTCTGACACACGATCGAGTTGTCTGTTTACATATCTATGGATATCGATCTAATCATCTAACGTACTATTATTTTTGTGATTTGCAGTTTAATTTCGTGGGGTTCTACAACGGCTGGAACAGTAAGTAGCAAGCTAATTAAGCTAGCACGAAATTAATGAAGAGATCGTTAAGCTTATTATTAATCTGTATGTAATGTTGGTGGATGCAGAGTTCTTGAAGGAGGAGACGACGCAGGCGTTCGTGTTCACGGACCGCCCCGAGGACGCgaacgtggtggtggtggcgttcCGCGGCACGGAGCCGTTCAACATGCAGGACTGGTCGACGGACGTGAACCTGTCGTGGCTGGGCATGGGTGCCATGGGCCACGTCCACGCCGGCTTCCTCAAGGCGCTCGGCCTCCAGGAGGAGGACGGCAAGGACGCCAGCCGCGCCTTCCCCAAGGACGCCCCCAACGGCGCCGCGCCGATCGGCAAGACCATCGCCTACTACAAGCTCCGGGAGGTGATCCGCGAGCAGCTCAAGAAGCACCCGGGGTCCCGGCTGGTCATCACGGGCCACAGCCTCGGCGGCGCGCTGGCCGCTGTCTTCCCGGCGATCCTCGCGCTGCACAAGGAGACGGACATCCTCGCCCGGCTCGACACGGTGCAGACCTACGGGCAGCCCCGGGTCGGCGACGACACGTTCGCCAAGTACCTCGCCGCCGAGGTGGCGAAGGTGGCGGCGACGTACTACCGGATCGTGTACCGCTACGACGTCGTGCCGAGGGTGCCGTTCGACATCCCGCTGATCGCGGAGTTCGCGCACGGCGGCACCTGCATCTACTACGATGGCTGGTACGACGGCAAGGTGCTCCCCGGCGACGCGCCCAACCCCAACTACTTCGACCCGAGGTTCCTGCTGTCCATGTACGGGAACGCGCTGGGGGACCTGGTGAAGGGCGCCTTCCTCTGGGTCAGGGCCGGCAAGGACTACCGCGAGGGCGCCGTCTCGCTGCTGTACCGCGCGTCCGGGCTCATCGTCCCTGGCCTCGCCTCGCACAGCCCCAGGGACTACGTCAACGCCATCCGCCTCGGCCGCATCGAGGCCAAGCAGGTCTGAGATCGACGACGGCGGAGCCACGGCCGGCCGGTGGGAGTTGATGACGATGAGATCGATCTCCTCTTCCTCTAGAGAGAGGCACGATGAATGAATTAATAAGTTGTGTTTTGGGTGTGCGTATCGTCGCGTTTGTGCGATATTTATCCAGTTGTGTATGTGTTCTTTGAAATGGAGGTTGTATCCCCTCTTCTGCATCAAAATAATACATGTATTTTCTTGTAGTTATTAATTATTCACGGAAGACTTAACACATCCATCAACCCGAAAGTTATCTTCTTGGCAACAAGAGTCGCAACCTATATAAGCCTGATGAAAAGGATGGCCATGATCGGGGATGTATGTTTTgacttgatgatgacgatgagattaatctcttcttcctcttcttcttcttcttcttcttcttcttcttct from Lolium rigidum isolate FL_2022 chromosome 4, APGP_CSIRO_Lrig_0.1, whole genome shotgun sequence encodes the following:
- the LOC124708508 gene encoding triacylglycerol lipase OBL1-like, giving the protein MAAAGKAAAGRPKMGEEKLIIRSEKVRLFDILSMMILRRPITSYAFVDVGDETARDIGITPGDIFVKLTEIIQKVLASIYTPAKWLGIVIEFFLNFVALNGGLLGILWNIVRFKLVIPRRDAANYRTMIGMIDGRTELKPAPETSAGDMRQLQVLNVLVSGEVADLESGYVTDGTPLIVRTYLILEITVMAAKIAYENAAFVENVVNNVWKFNFVGFYNGWNKFLKEETTQAFVFTDRPEDANVVVVAFRGTEPFNMQDWSTDVNLSWLGMGAMGHVHAGFLKALGLQEEDGKDASRAFPKDAPNGAAPIGKTIAYYKLREVIREQLKKHPGSRLVITGHSLGGALAAVFPAILALHKETDILARLDTVQTYGQPRVGDDTFAKYLAAEVAKVAATYYRIVYRYDVVPRVPFDIPLIAEFAHGGTCIYYDGWYDGKVLPGDAPNPNYFDPRFLLSMYGNALGDLVKGAFLWVRAGKDYREGAVSLLYRASGLIVPGLASHSPRDYVNAIRLGRIEAKQV